The genome window AAAAGCCTGCCGAAAGAAATGTAAGGGACGGTGTCTATAATGAATTAGTTGAAGAACAGGTTAATGTTGAGGAAAAGGCCACCTACAACCATATTATTACCGCTATAGTTTCCGAATCAGGAGTGCAAAATAACTCAGAGATTTCCGTGAGCTTTGACCCCTTGTTTGAGCGGCTGGACTTTCATGAGGTAACCATATGGCGCAATAACAAGCCGCAGAACAGGCTTAATATCGACGCTTTTAAGCTATTGCCCGAAGAAAATGAATTGAATAAATTTATTTACAATGGAACGTATTCCGCGAAATATGTACTGCCGGATATCCGGAAGGGCGACCGGATAGAATACGCTTATACCATTACAGGGAGTAATCCTATTTTTGATAATAAATGGAGCAGGAGCGTGTACTTACAGGGCTCTGATCTCATTATGCATCAATATACAACGTTGCTCGTTTCTGCCGGCCGTAAAATCTACCTTAAATCTTTTAACCTGCTCTCGCAACCCAAAATAACCGAAAAAAACGGGCTTAGACGTTATGAATGGGAAGACTTTGAGGTGCCTGGAATCTCAACTAATAAATTTCAGCCTAAGTGGGTCAATCAATACGCGCACGTACAGGTAAGTGAATATGATAGCTGGGCCGAGGTTGTTAATTGGGGACTGAGGATTAACCCGCTGCAAACAAAGTTTACAGGTGAACTTGCCGACAGCGTTTCAGCGCTGAAAAAAAGATACGGAAAGGATAAAGGCAAATTTTTCAGGGCTGCGGTGATGTTGGTGCAGGATGAGGTGAGGTATATGGGTATTGAAACCGGGCCCTATTCGCATAAAGCAAATTCGCCTGAAAAGGTGTTTAAACAACGCTATGGTGATTGTAAGGACAAATCTCTTTTATTGGCATCCATACTCAATGCCGGCGGAATTGAGGCACACATGGCGTTACTGAATACCAGCTTGCTTGATAAAATCGACACCTTTATCCCCGCCCCGTCAATATTTGACCATGCAGTTGTTGTGGCCATTGTAAATGGGAAAGAAGCCTGGGTTGATGCAACCATATCAAACCAGCGCGGAGAAGGTACTGCTCTTTATTTTCCGCCTTATTTGAAAGCGTTGATTTTAAAACCGGGTAATAATGAGTTAACCAATATCAGGCAATCGGAAGCCGGCAAAGTAATGGTTGTAGAAAAATACGATATTAGGGACGAATTTTCGCCGGTAAATTTTAAGGTTACAACAACCTATACCCTATCTCACGCAGACGACATAAGAGATGATATTGCAACTACCGGCATAGC of Mucilaginibacter xinganensis contains these proteins:
- a CDS encoding DUF3857 domain-containing protein yields the protein MKINLSALIKPFLCFFIVSVISARELSAATPVIHSAPKPWWILPCKPNNKKPAERNVRDGVYNELVEEQVNVEEKATYNHIITAIVSESGVQNNSEISVSFDPLFERLDFHEVTIWRNNKPQNRLNIDAFKLLPEENELNKFIYNGTYSAKYVLPDIRKGDRIEYAYTITGSNPIFDNKWSRSVYLQGSDLIMHQYTTLLVSAGRKIYLKSFNLLSQPKITEKNGLRRYEWEDFEVPGISTNKFQPKWVNQYAHVQVSEYDSWAEVVNWGLRINPLQTKFTGELADSVSALKKRYGKDKGKFFRAAVMLVQDEVRYMGIETGPYSHKANSPEKVFKQRYGDCKDKSLLLASILNAGGIEAHMALLNTSLLDKIDTFIPAPSIFDHAVVVAIVNGKEAWVDATISNQRGEGTALYFPPYLKALILKPGNNELTNIRQSEAGKVMVVEKYDIRDEFSPVNFKVTTTYTLSHADDIRDDIATTGIAQIEKSYLEYYSKTYNKIEAVDSIMIKDDPKKNTFVTIESYKITNFFKRDSVNGKYTADFYANDISRQLPDVNGQVQTPVSVSYPYNMDYSIKINLAYGWDMENEHNEIKRDTYSFIGDKTISGNDLNLRYRFTYFKDYIPLSDLPTFKKDVKELKDDKLSFSFYYIPDIKKTPFQLNYLMLLITIIVACAFAYAGLRVYKTETTTVKYITGIPPALGGWLIWLAIVLVLTPLGLINYLASEGFFSMSKWNLVNAGVVSKMHKALLVFEVLGYVSVICFSAFCALLVFKKRDITAHYVKMYYLFMVIFLFLNYFFNAFVKNDFSDYGVTQIVKAIIVAALWTYYLNVSTRAKQTFVVPYMA